The following nucleotide sequence is from Nitrospira sp..
GGCGCCACTACGATTGAAAGCCACGGCCGCCGCATTGCCTATGATTGTGCGGGCGTCACGCGCGCCGTCTACCTGGCGCACGGCATCGATCTCTACGACGACGGCGTGGCGGATGGCAAGGAGAACGGCGTACGCCTGATCTACAACCACCTCCGTGCGCATGGTCGGCTCCATCGAGGACCGGCCGTCCAGGCAGGCGACCTCGTCTTTTTCGACAACACGTGGGACTACGATGGGGACGGGCTGGCCAACGATCCCCTGACGCATATCGGAATCGTGGAACGCGCGGAAGCCGACGGCACGGTGGTGTTCATCAGCCGGGTCGCCGGAGCGATCGAACGGTATCGCATGAACCTTTCACAACCCCATGTCCATCGATCGGCGGATGGGCGCCTGCTCAACGACTACATGCGCCGGAAGCGTCGGCTGGATCAGGCTCAGACGGCCTATCTCACGGGAGAGCTGTTTGCGGGGTTCGGCACGCGAGTGATAGAGTATCGTCAACCCTGACGGTACGCCCCATGACGACACCGGATCGTCATCCTCCCTCCTCATACTGCCCCGAGTGCCATCACCCGACGACATGGCAAGACAACCCCTGGCGCCCGTTCTGCTCGGAGCGTTGCCAGTTGCTGGATCTCGGTGCGTGGGCGGGAGGGCAGTATCGAATCAAGGGGTCGAGCCTGACCGTTGGCGGGACAGAGCGGTCCGATCAAGGCGACGAGTGACGACCGGAGGCGCTCGCCCTACTCGCAGGTGTATTCGAGCCCAGGAACGGCCCGCCTAGGAACCCTCCTAGTAGGCAAGAAGGCAGGTGCTCCTGTACCATCGTGCATGCTTCAACGCCTCTCGTTCTCTTGCCTGTTCCTGGCCATTGCTCTCGGAGCCGGCTGCGCCGGCGCCTCGAAAACGCCCCTCACCGGCGCAGTTCGCTATGTGAACATCCGGAATGAAATCACCCCGCGTCAGCTGATCGTCCAAGTCGGAGACGAGGTACGGTGGCAAAATCTCAACCAACACCCCGTCCGCCTACGATTGCTCGAGGATAGGGCTATCGAGGTCATTGCCTGTGATAAGGGTTTTTCCAGGCTAGGCATGCTGGACGACACCGTCACGATTCCCCCGCTGCAGCATGTCAGCCTCTGCTTCTCTCAGCCCACCACCGTTCGTTTCAACGTGTGGCTGGACGCCGATGATCCCCATGGAGCCATGACTCCGACCGGCAGCATCCGCATCGATCCCCCTCGACGACCGAACCGCATCTCCTAACGTCCGCCGGCTGTTTCCTGGTCAGACGGAAGCGGATTCGCCGATCCACGCTAACAGGGAATATTGATCGAGGGATCGCAGAACAGCGGGGGGATCACTGGGGGCCGCATGTAGCGCGACGCGGGGTCTTGTGCCCCCATCGGGGCCGTCAGCGGCGGCCCGCCGGACATGCCTGGCAAGTCCTTGCCGATCGTGCCGAACGATTTGCCTTTGTTAGACGGAGTAGTGACCGGCTGCGGGGCACTGGCTCCGGAAGCGGTGGATGTGATGGTGGCCGATTGTAGCAAGGGGTTCGGCAGGGGTGCCGTTCCCAAGGGCCCTTGAGCCTGCCCCGGTTGCGTCTGCTGCAACCCGGATGGAGGAACCGTCTGGGATCGCGACGGAATCGGCGAAACCATGTACCACAGAACAAGGCCGGCTCCGATCCAGGGCCAAGCCCATCGATGTTTCACGCGAGGCTGTTCTCCGGCTCCGGCCATCGTTACACCAACTGCCGGCAAGGCCAGCTAAAGACCCTGATAGCCGGCTTCTGTCCACCCGGTCGCTGCAAGATATCTTCGCACCAGGCCTTCACGGCCTGGGCGACCTTTTCCATCGTCGGCTCATCCACCGCCACCATGATCACAGTATTGACGCCTGGATAATAGGACACCGCTTCCGCGGGCCCCGTCTCTCCCGCGCCGATGGTCTCAGGCAGCTCGGTGTAGGCCCGCACGTCGCATTGCTCAAGCAATACATGGACCCGCTCTTTCAACGAGGACCGGAATGTGAGCATCAGCATATGCATGTCATCACCTGAATGCTATCTTAGTCCAACCAATCCTTTTCTTTCAGCTTTCGCGGCAGGTATTTCTTCGTCAGATACTGAAAGTCCTTGTTGGCCAGGGCGTCGAGTTCGTACTTCAACCCGCTGGTGAGCATGCGCTTGATTTCCTGCTGCCAGGCCGGCTTCTGGAACCACTGATAGTTCAGCAGTTCCTTCGCCCGGCCGATGTCCTTTTCATTCAATTTGATGCCGACATTGCGCGGCAACTCATAGCGCTCGGGATCGGCGCTGGACAGGCCGATGAACTTGGCCTTCGGGATCGCCATGCGTTGGCTCTCGAAGGCGAGATTGATCGACCCCTGCTTGACGACGGAGTAGATGTAATAGCCCCAGGGATCGTTATCCACCAACACATAGACCGGCAGTTTATATTCCTCATGGAGGCGACGGGCCAAGCGGCGCACGCCGCGCGGCGGCTGGCCATTGCCTGTGAGCAACACGCAATTGTACCGGCGCCAAAATTTATCTTCGGATAGCCGATTCCACTGGGTGCCCTTTTCGACCAGGAGGACGAAATCGGCCGTGCAGCGCCGGATCTCCAGATATTCCGGCTCGACGATGGACGGTACGGAATAGCCGCCCTTGCCGAGTTTGGCGCAATCCACGCGATCGCCGTCGTCCCCGAACACCACCGGGCCGACGATGCTGCCGCTGTTTTCCGCCCGCACATGGAGTTCTTCGCGAAGGGCGATCAGGGACACTTCCAGATCTTCGATGATCGGGTCGGACTCATCCTGGGTATCGAACGTGTTCTCGTGCGAATCGCGGATCGTGTGTTTCGTACGATAGTAAATTTCCCGCAACGAAGTAGTCAGGTTCGCCCGCTGCAGTTCGGACAGGGCGTCGGCCACGAGCATGGTCTGCATGAACTTCTTGGCCATGCCCACGTTGAAAAACGAGCGGGCCTGCGTCTTGCCGCCCATCTCGATCAGTCCCTTCCGCGGGTTGAACGAGACGTTCGACAAGGCGCGCATGGGAATCGCAAAGGTCGGGTCTTTGGTGCGCTGCGCCGCCGTAATGACCACGTCGGCCATCCCGACCAGTTTCTTTTCCACCGCGCCGTTGGGTTTCACTTTCATCCGTGCCATTATTTCTCCGCCTTGTTCGTGCGCTTCATTGGAGCCGGCTTGGGGGTGCGGCGCCGAGACGAGGGCTTGCTCGCGCAAGCAGGTACGGCGGGCTCGGCGGAAGCAGTCTGCGCCTCATCTGTCGCTGGCTGCGCCGCCACATCGACCTCTCCTTCAATCCCCTCCGCCGTCACGATAATCGAATGGGGCAACCCTTCCGGACCGGCTCCCGTCTTGCCCAACGCCTCGTCGGTCTTCGTCCCGCCCGTGCGCGAAGCGGCGATCTTGTGCAGTTGCTCCTTCAATCTCTCCGTCTGGAGGTTGCCGCCCTTCAGCCGGTTGCAGGCGTCCACGACCTCCTCGATGTAGAGATCAAAGATATTGCGACGCCGGAACTCGTTGGCGGCCCGTTCCCGACGCCGCAGGAAGAGTCCCAGCCGCCGCCCAGCCTCACGTAGAGCCAGTGTGATTTCCTTCTGGATCTCATCGTAATCCGCAATGGCCTCTTTCGATTCGCTGGTGAAAGGCACCCACACCGACGCCATGTGGACGAAGATCACCATCGGACCGCCCGGCAAGGCCCCACGCGACTGGCTCACGCCATAGTTGCGCCAAGAGGTGGTGAGCACCGCCTTGAACGTGGAACAGGCCGATTGCTGATACAGCAATGGGACCCGATTCGCATACCGAATCACACGCGCGAGTTCCGCATCCTGGTCGTCGGCTTCCCCCTCCGCCAGCGGCATGGAGGCCGCCTGCGGCTTTTCGACCTCATCCGGACTCTTTCCGTACGCCAA
It contains:
- a CDS encoding C40 family peptidase, with amino-acid sequence MDGKREAIVRTAMDLIGATTIESHGRRIAYDCAGVTRAVYLAHGIDLYDDGVADGKENGVRLIYNHLRAHGRLHRGPAVQAGDLVFFDNTWDYDGDGLANDPLTHIGIVERAEADGTVVFISRVAGAIERYRMNLSQPHVHRSADGRLLNDYMRRKRRLDQAQTAYLTGELFAGFGTRVIEYRQP
- a CDS encoding DNA gyrase inhibitor YacG, with translation MTTPDRHPPSSYCPECHHPTTWQDNPWRPFCSERCQLLDLGAWAGGQYRIKGSSLTVGGTERSDQGDE
- a CDS encoding DNA topoisomerase IV subunit A, yielding MARMKVKPNGAVEKKLVGMADVVITAAQRTKDPTFAIPMRALSNVSFNPRKGLIEMGGKTQARSFFNVGMAKKFMQTMLVADALSELQRANLTTSLREIYYRTKHTIRDSHENTFDTQDESDPIIEDLEVSLIALREELHVRAENSGSIVGPVVFGDDGDRVDCAKLGKGGYSVPSIVEPEYLEIRRCTADFVLLVEKGTQWNRLSEDKFWRRYNCVLLTGNGQPPRGVRRLARRLHEEYKLPVYVLVDNDPWGYYIYSVVKQGSINLAFESQRMAIPKAKFIGLSSADPERYELPRNVGIKLNEKDIGRAKELLNYQWFQKPAWQQEIKRMLTSGLKYELDALANKDFQYLTKKYLPRKLKEKDWLD